A region of the Variovorax sp. 54 genome:
GCGCTCGGCTTCATCGAGATCGATGCCGAATGCCTCGCCCATGCGTGGCGCGCGCAGACCGAACGGCTGCGCCAGTTCGACGCGTCGGCATGGCCCGATGCGCCGGTCGATTTCGGCATGGGCCCGTTTCCACCCACCGCGCGCGCCGACGCCTTTCCGCCCTGCCCCGAACGGCTCGGCCTCTACGCCGTGCTGCCCGATGCCGCCTGGGTCGGCCGCATGGCGCGCGCCGGCGTGCCGACGGTGCAGCTGCGCTTCAAGTCGGACGACGCAGCCGCCGTCGCGCGCGAAGTGCAGGCTGCCGTCGACGCGGTGCGCGGCACGGATGCGCTGCTCTTCATCAACGACCACTGGCAGCTCGCCATCGCGGCGGGTGCCTACGGCATTCACCTCGGGCAGGAAGACCTCGATGCGCTGTCGCCCGATGAACTGCAGCAGCTGCGCGCCTCGGGCCTGCGGCTCGGCGTGAGCACCCATGGCTACGCCGAGATGGTGCGCGCCGACGCGGTGAGTCCGAGCTACATCGCGATGGGCGCCATCTACCCGACCACGCTCAAGCGGATGGCGACCGCGCCGCAGGGCGTGGCGCGGCTCGCGGCCTACGCGCGCCTGCTGCGCGGCTACCCGCAGGTCGGCATCGGCGGCGTCGATGCCGTGCGATTGCCCGAGGTGCTCGCCACCGGCGTCGGTTCGGTCGCCGTGGTGCGCGCGCTGGTCGCCGCCGACGATCCCGAGGCCACGGCCGCGCAATGGATGACGGCGATGCACGCCGCCCCGGTTTCCCCTGAACGCACAGAATGAACGCTCGACTTTTCTCGCACTCCCCGCTTTCGCGCGCACTCGCCGCCGCCCTCCTCACTTTCGGTGCCTGTGGCGCGCATGCGCAATCTCAGGCCTTGCCCGAGGTCACCGTGAACGACGGCGCCGCCGCGCCGCAAGCCGACATCAGCGGCTTCGGCGACGTGCCGCTGCGCGAGCTGCCGCTGTCGGCCACGATCATCGACAGCCAGCAGTTGCGCAGCAGCGGCGCACGCCGCCTCGCCGACCTGACGCAGTTCGACGCCTCGGTCACCGACGCCTACAACTCGGCCGGCTACTGGGACTACCTCACGGTGCGCGGCTTCGTGCTCGACAACCGCTTCAACTACCGGCGCGAAGGCCTGCCGATCAGCGCCGAAACGGCGATTCCGCTCGACAACAAGGAGCGCATCGAGATCCTGCGCGGCACCAGCGGCATCCAGGCCGGCACCAGCGCACCGGGCGGGCTCGTCAACTACGTGGTCAAGCGCCCCACCGAACAGGACCTGCGCACCGTCCGCCTCGAAACCACGAGCCGCGGCAGCGTGCTCAGCGCGCTCGACTTCGGCGGGCGCTTCGGCGAGAACCGCCAGTTCGGCTACCGACTCAACGTCGCCGGCGAAAAGCTCAAACCGCTCACACACAACCTCGACGGCAGCCGCCGCATCTTCTCGCTCGCGGCCGACTGGCGCATCACGCGCGACTCGGTGCTCGAGTTCGAAGCGGAGCAAAGCCACAAACAGCAGCCGAGCCAGAACGGCTACAGCCTGCTGGGCAACACGCTGCCCCGGCCGGTCGATCCGCGCATCAACCTCAACAACCAGCCGTGGTCGCAGCCCTCGGTGTTCAAGGCGTTGACGGGCACGGTGCGCTTCAGCCAGGCGCTGAATGCCGACTGGCGCTGGAGCGCGCAGATCGGCCAGCAGCGCCTGAAGACCGACGACCGGCTGGCCTACGCGTTCGGTTGCGGCGCCGAAGGCAACTACGACCGCTATTGCTCCGACGGCACCTTCGACGTGTACGACTTTCGCAGCGAGAACGAGCGCCGCACGCAGACCGCGGGCAGCCTGAACCTCAAGGGCAACGTGATGACGGGCAGCGTGCGGCACGAGCTGGGCTTTGGCCTGCTGCAAAGCCGCGTGCGCAACCGCTTCCAGGACCAGGCCTACAACTACGTCGGCACCGGCAACATCTGGGCGACCGCGATGACGCCGGCCGACCCGCGACTGACCGACGCGAACACCAACCGCAACGAGCGCTCGACCGAGCTGTCGGTGCAGGACGCGATCCGCTGGAACGACCGCTTCACGACCTGGATCGGCGCGCGGCACACACGGCTGTCGCGCGACAGCATCCGCACCGACGGCTCGCGCCCCACCGGCTACAGCGACAGCATCACCACGCCGTGGATCGCGGCCAGCTACACGATTCAGCCCGGGCTGCTCGCCTATGCGAGCTGGGGCAAGGGCGTCGAATCGCAGGTCGTGCCGAACAAGAGCTCGCAGTACGCGAACGCGGGCGAGGCGCTGCCC
Encoded here:
- a CDS encoding TonB-dependent siderophore receptor, which codes for MNARLFSHSPLSRALAAALLTFGACGAHAQSQALPEVTVNDGAAAPQADISGFGDVPLRELPLSATIIDSQQLRSSGARRLADLTQFDASVTDAYNSAGYWDYLTVRGFVLDNRFNYRREGLPISAETAIPLDNKERIEILRGTSGIQAGTSAPGGLVNYVVKRPTEQDLRTVRLETTSRGSVLSALDFGGRFGENRQFGYRLNVAGEKLKPLTHNLDGSRRIFSLAADWRITRDSVLEFEAEQSHKQQPSQNGYSLLGNTLPRPVDPRINLNNQPWSQPSVFKALTGTVRFSQALNADWRWSAQIGQQRLKTDDRLAYAFGCGAEGNYDRYCSDGTFDVYDFRSENERRTQTAGSLNLKGNVMTGSVRHELGFGLLQSRVRNRFQDQAYNYVGTGNIWATAMTPADPRLTDANTNRNERSTELSVQDAIRWNDRFTTWIGARHTRLSRDSIRTDGSRPTGYSDSITTPWIAASYTIQPGLLAYASWGKGVESQVVPNKSSQYANAGEALPALQSRQWELGLKGGDAAFNWQVAWFDISRPMTNLDLCGESCTVRNDGRAVHRGLEAGAQWTGGPWRLGGSVALIDAKRRGSTTAPELNGQAPTNVPKQVLRAQAAYRFASVPGLELAGQLSYEGRRNVLPDGSIRLPSWTRLDAVLRYDTKLAGMATSWTLAVDNLFDRRYWKESPYQFSHVYLFPGAPRTLRLGVSIAM
- the thiE gene encoding thiamine phosphate synthase — translated: MSTIDTSNARAVAQAIVAAHGLRFGAATSTPVSGAPRFTSDDAVYRGAKQACTALGFIEIDAECLAHAWRAQTERLRQFDASAWPDAPVDFGMGPFPPTARADAFPPCPERLGLYAVLPDAAWVGRMARAGVPTVQLRFKSDDAAAVAREVQAAVDAVRGTDALLFINDHWQLAIAAGAYGIHLGQEDLDALSPDELQQLRASGLRLGVSTHGYAEMVRADAVSPSYIAMGAIYPTTLKRMATAPQGVARLAAYARLLRGYPQVGIGGVDAVRLPEVLATGVGSVAVVRALVAADDPEATAAQWMTAMHAAPVSPERTE